The stretch of DNA ACGCCCCGATTCACGCACCCAACTGACGAATCATCCGGGCGAGAATAAACAACAAACGGCATCAGCCGTACAATCCCCCCTTTAGCGGTGGATTGAGCACCAAAGAAAACGAAAAAAGTGCGGAAACCTTCCGTACAGTAGAACACCAATTAGTCTGTGACTTTTGAATTTAAGGGTAGCGGAACTCGTCAAGAGTTTCGGCCTGTTGTAACGATCCAGGGTGCCACCCAAGTGGACGAAGTCTGCGCCGACGGAAGCCAAGCCCCGATTCGTTCATGCAAATTTGAGTTCAGGGCAGCGGAACTCGCAGAGAGTTCCCCCACATCACTTATGCCCGCGTTTTGAGTATAAGAGTACGTCAGGCTTTCTTGCCTGACAGTCAGCCTAGAAAGGCTAACGTACTTTGCGACAACCAATGTAGAACAGCGTCCCACTTCAGGGTCGTGCACTTATTGGATCGTTGTTCATTGAGTAGCTACGGTACCATTACCTCTACTTTGGAAGAGGTCAGCGCCTAACCTGGATTATTCATCCGCCTTTGCTGGAGTTCAGGCTTTAGCCGCTGTTGCTCGCAAATCCAGTCTGCAAATCGCCTAAAGGCTACGACTCCAACGTTCCCAGAATAGGTAATTGGGCAAGTTACCCGGGATTTAATTGTCATTTTGCATTTTGCAATTCCCATTTTTTTAAGTCTCCCCATGGCCACCGAAATCGCGTATCGCACCAGCCCCGCTGAATTTCCATAAGCCCACAACGAGCACCTCGCTTTGCACTTTCCTCGCCTGTTGATGCTAACGCATCGATTCGTTTATCCGCCCAACCGGGGTGACCGAATCCGATCCTACAACTTGCTGCGGGTGCTTAGCGACCATTATCGCATCACGCTTGCCTGTACGGCGGACGAACCCGTTTCAACAGCGGATCGTTCACATGTCGACACATTTTGTGAATCCGTCATCGTCGCTCCACTCAGCCGTGGCGGGCGTTTGCTGGCTGCGGCGACCTCGGCGGGGCGCGGTTGCAGCCTAACCGCCGGTATGTTCCATCATTCAGGCCTACAAAAATCCATTGAATCCGAGCAGCGATCAAACCCGTTTGACGCTGTACTGGTATTCTGCAGCAGCATGTTCCCGTATGTCGACAACCCATTATTCAAAGACACTCGGATGATTGTCGACTTGGTAGACGTCGACAGTGCCAAGTGGTCACAGATGGGCCAAGAATCCACATGGATCAAACGTCCCATCTACCGCTTCGAAGCGAACCGAGTCCGCCAATTAGAGCAGCGGATCGCTGATCGTGCCGACGCAGTCGTGTTAGTCAGTGACAGAGAAGCCGACCTATTCCGTCGCTGTGTCAACACAAACACCCCCATCATCGGCGTATCCAACGGAGTCGACACCGACTTTTTCGTTCCGCGTCATCCGAATGCGGCTGATCCGAAACGAAAAAGAAGTGTGAAGAGTGAGGTAAAAAGTGTGAAACCGGAACAGTCCTGTTCTTCCTTCACTCTTCACTCTTCACCTTTCAAACTTCTTTTCACTGGCGTCCTCGATTACGCTCCGAACGTTGAAGGCATCGATTGGTTCTGCCGCCAAGTGCTCCCCACCCTAAACGCATCCCCCACTTCGTCAGAGCAAGTTGGAGTTCAGGCTTCAGCCGCCCAAGAGCAAGCTGCTACCCAGGCGTCAGCCGCCCAAGAGCAAGCTGCTACCCAGGCGTCAGCCGCCCAAGAGCAAGCTGCTACCCAGCCTTCAGCTGTCCCGCTCACTCCCTCACTCCCTCATTCCACCACTCCCCATCTCCCCTTTACCCTTACCATCGTCGGTCGCCGTCCCAATGCAAAAGTCCAAGACTTAGCCACGCTGCCCGGAGTCAACCTGGTAGGCGAAGTCCCCGACGTCCGGCCTTATCTTCACGGTGCGGACATCGCGATCTCCCCGTTGAAGTTGGCCAGAGGAATCCAAAACAAGGTGCTGGAGGCGATGGCATCGGAGTTGCCCGTCGTCTTGACGACGCAGTCCGCCGAAGGGATCGATGCCATCTCAAGCCAACACTTCGTGATCGCCAACACCGTTGACCAGTGGCACACGGCAATCACAGAATTAGCGAACAACAAAGATGTCCGAACAAGAATGGCCCAAGCCGCCCGAGACCTCGTCGTGAATGAGTATTCCTGGCCCGCCCGATTAAGTGAATTCGTTAAGTTATTATCCAAGTAGGCTGGACCGACCAACGGGAGTTCCGGCATCACGATAGTCGCTGATCGCTCCGCCGATCAGTTGCTTTTTGTCAACGTCGCGATCAAACCTACTACTGGATTACGCAATCGCGAAAACGATGGACCGGCGGAGCGATCCACGACTAAATTGCCAAACTCGTGAACGTTCACGTTCCGGCATCGCGATAGTTGCTGATCGCTCCGCTGATCAGTTACTTTTTTGTCAACGTCGCGATCAAACCTACTACTGGATTACGCAATCGCGAAAACGATGGATCGGCGGAGCGATCCACGACTAAATAATTAGACTCATGAACGGTTTCGTTCCGGCATCACGCACGCAGCCAATCGCTCACCCGCACAGACATGCCGGGACTCGCAAAGCCTCGTCCCAGCCTACATTACTCTGTTAGCACCACCCGTAGCGGAAGTCGCAGAGACTTTCGTTTCCCAAGCAGCACACTTCCCACAATAACCCCTCGAAAATCTCTGCGATTTCCGCTACGTATGCGACACGAATCTAAGAAGAAACATGACTAGCGTTCTCGATACAACTCCGTCCGTCACCCGCGATGCGACTCCACGACAAAACGCCGTCAATGACACGTTCGCGCCAGAGCATATCACGATCATCGAACGGCGAAGTGGGTGGCACTTGCTCGACTGGAAAGAACTGGTTGCCTACCGCGACCTATTCCGCTTTCTGATTTGGCGTGAGATCAAAGTACGCTATGCGCAAAGCGCGATTGGGATCGGCTGGGCCATCATACAACCCCTCTTTTCCATGTTGGTCTTCACCATCGTGTTTGGACGGTTGGCCAAAGTTGAAAGTGACGGGGTGCCGTATGCGTTATTCAGTTTCGCGGCTCTGGTGCCCTGGACCTACTTTTCCAACGCGGTCACTGACGGTGTAAACGCGCTCGTCAGTGAAGCCAACATGCTACGGAAGATCTATTTTCCGCGGATCCTGATGCCATTATCGGCCGTCGCAGCGAAGCTAGTCGACTTCACAATCGCGATGTGCATGTTGGCGATCTTGATGATCTTCTATCGCCACGCACCGAGTCTTGGAATCCTAGCATTGCCGCTGCTGGTTGCGTTAATGATGTTGACGGCTAGTGCCATCAGTCTGTGGTTAACGGCTTTGGCAGTACAGTATCGTGACGTGAAGCATGCGATGGGATTTATGGTTCAATTAGCGATGTACGGATCGCCTGTGGTCTACGCCACCAGTTTGATCCCGGAACAATATCGGCTGCTCTATGCGATCAACCCAATGGTCGGAGTGATCGAGGGATTCCGCAGTGCGCTATTAGGAACCCAGCCGATGCCTTGGGATTTGATCGCTGTAGGAATACTCAGTGCCAGCGTCTTGTTCATCACCGGCCTAGCCTTCTTCCGAAGCAAAGAAAGAACCTTTGCGGATGTAGCTTGAGAGCGGCTAGAAACTAGAAACTAGAAACTAGAAACTAGAAACTAGAAACTAGAAACTAGAAACTAGAAACTAGAAACTAGCGGCTAGTGACTAGAATAAATGAGCTATGAAGACTTGGATGTTTGGAAGCGTTCGGCGAGGTAGTTCGGTGACGTTGTATCAAGAAACGAAGGAATTGTGAGACTTCGGTTTTCACGAACAGTTAACACGAAGCGGACTATCGATTCCGTCAAACATTGCCGAAGGTTACGAGCGAGATAGCGATGCCGAGATCGCTCGCTCCTTAACGATCGCCAAAGGCTCTGCCGGCGAGCTACGAACCCAAATCCTGATCGGCATCAAAGCGGATTTTTTGCAACGTACGCCAGCAACGCAATGGGCAGACGAAGCCCAACAAATCAGCGAAATGCTAGCCGCCCTAATCCGACATCACCGTAAAAAACTAGCTCCTAGCTCCTAGCTCCTAGCCACTACCCACGAAAAATAATGTCCGCTGTCATCTCTGTTGAAAATCTATCCAAAGCGTACCGTATCGGTACGAGGGAAGAAGTTCCCGACACACTTGTTGGTGCCGCCAAGGGCATTCTACGTGCACCACTAAGGAATCTTCGTAATCTTAAACGGTTGGACACCAACCGGCATCAAGAAGAGGAAGACACGTTGTGGGCATTGAAAGACGTTTCATTTGAGGTCAATGAAGGAGATGTTGTCGGAATCATAGGACGCAACGGGGCGGGCAAAAGCACACTCCTAAAAATCCTCAGTCGGATTACAGAACCCACCAGCGGCCGAGCGGTGATCGGAGGTCGGGTCAGCAGTTTGCTGGAAGTCGGCACCGGATTTCATCCTGAATTAAGCGGCCGTGACAACATCTACATGAACGGCACGATCTTGGGAATGACCAAACGTGAGATCGATAGCAAGTTCGATGAGATCGTCGATTTTAGCGGTGTCGAGAGGTTCTTGGACACGCCAACGAAACGATATAGTTCAGGAATGCAGGTCCGCCTAGCATTTGCCGTCGCCGCACACTTAGAACCCGAGATTCTGATCATTGATGAGGTGCTTGCAGTTGGCGACGCAGAGTTTCAATCACGATGCCTTGGGAAGATGCGTGAGGTAGCAGGAAGCGGTCGTACTGTCCTATTCGTCAGCCACAACCTTGGAGCGATACAAAGCCTTTGTGCTTTAGCAATGGTGATGGAAGCTGGAGCCAATTCGCCATGGCAGTCGGCAGACGATGCCATCGCAATGCATTTGAGCAGCAATCATGAACCGGATTCCGGTCTAAGGATTGCTGCAGTCCATCGTCAAGGACGTGCAATTCAGCAAGTTAGATTATTGTGCAGTGGAATTCCGACGCACCGAATCCCATGCGGATCTCAAGTCGAATTGGAAATTGTCCTTGGTGATGCAAATGTCGGGCGTTTCCATTGCGGGATTGTAATAAGCAACTCAAACGGTCAACGAGTGGTTGTTTTCCACACAAGTTACCATGGCGGGATTTCATTGACCAATCAGTCGGGCCAGGTTGTAAAATGCAATATACCTCACTTGCCTTTAGTTCCGGGGCGTTATCGCATCGATGTGATCCTTGGTGATGGTGGAACAACCATTGATGAAGCTTTGGCTTGTATTCATTTTGAATCTGTTTTTCAAGATCTTCTTGGCACAGGGCAATTACCAAACGAGCGTCAAGGTTATGTGGTTTTACCATGTTTCTGGGAGGCGGTCAGGTGAGGTCAACTCGCCAGCTGCAGCGTCTGGTTGATCACTTCCGGTTGGCTCGATTCCGAAAGTCTCAGTTGCGTGTGGGCACAACGATTGATTCCGGCGTTTCAATTTTTGGTATCACAGGATTGAAACTAGGTAAAGAGTGTGTAATTGGACCGAATGTTACTCTTGCGGCATCTCATCTTCAAAGTTTTTGTCGGCTGGAAACTGAACCATCCGGATCAATTACCATAGGAGACAGGACAGTTGTACATCGAGGCGTAATAATTGCCACATACGGAGGTGAGATCGCAATTGGAAATGACGTCTCTGTGAATCCGTACACAATACTATACGGGCATGGTGGTCTAACGATTGGGTCTGGTACCCGTATTGCCGCTCATTGCACTGTCATTCCTGCGAATCACCGATTCGAAGATAGCAAGCTTCCAATCTATAAGCAGGGATTAACAACGTCTGGTATTACAATCGGGTGCAACGTTTGGGTTGCGGCGAATGTTACCATCACAGATGGAGTTGAAATTGGCGATGGCGCGGTAATTGCTGCAGGAGCCGTAGTTACACGGAATGTTGGGTCTAATCAAGTGGTTGGCGGTGTGCCAGCCCAGCTTATCAAACGTCGGAGCAACTCCTCAAGCAACCGTTCGACCAAATGATTGATGAACTAAACCGTGTAAGAGAATGTTTTTACTTTAAACGATTGCGCTATAGAGTGGAGCGGATTCTGAGTTGCAGTCTTCCGCCTGATACACGTCGCGCTGAATCAGACTTTGAGCACCTACAGAATAAGCTCAAGCCCTTACCTGAGTACGGATACGATGAAGTTTCGTGCTGGAGGCGAGCTTGTGAGCGTTTCGATCGCCTGCTTTCGTGCGATGGTTTTGATCGTGCTGGAAAACGGCTATTCGATTTGGGTTGTGGTGATGGGATGTTGGGAGTTGTTACGAAGGCCTACGGTCATCAGGTAGTCCTAGCTGATGCTACTGACTGGCGAGATTCGAGGGCCAAAGGAATTCAGTTTCTGTCGATCGACGCTAGCACACCGGTCTGGCCGGTTGAAAATGAAACTTTTGACATGGTGACGTGTTACAACACATTTGAGCACCTGCCAAAGCCTGACATCGCTTTTCAAGAAATGCTGCGCATATGCTCACCAGGCGGATTCGTTGTTGTCGACTTCGGGCCATTGTACTGCTCGCCATGGGGGCTTCATGCACATAGAACGCTGCACATTCCATTTCCTCAATTCCTGTTTGGAGAAGGATTTATTGCTGAAAGGTTGAACGAGCGAGGCATAAAGGATCTTGGTCAAGAGCGTGAAAGCTTGCAATACACAAATAGATGGACACCTGAGCAATTTGAGTCGCTCTGGCGAAATTTTGGCAGCGTGATCGTAGTGGTAGAAAAATGCGTCGAACAGAAACCACTTTTCTTGGAGACAATTGTTGCGTATCCAGAGGCGTTTTATGGGCGAGGTTTGTCGTTAGCCGACGTCGAAACTCAGCATATCAGAGTGGTTTTCCAAAAAAAGTGAATCATTCGAATTTGAACACCACAGCTCCGCTGGGCCAGGGCCAACGCACACTAAACCGTTGGTATTCCAAGGACTTGCGCTAAGTAGTTGATATTCCAGCCGGCTACGCGACGTCGCATTGCTATACTGTACTTGTCGTTCTGCTGCTCTAATAGACTCAAACTAAACCTTTTTAACCAAGCCAAATTGTTCGCCGAAGTCCGATCACGAACACGGTTTTCATCTTCACGAAAAGTTACATCTAAACACCAGTGTAATGTGTTCTCAATCGCCCAGTGCCCTCGAACATTAGCTGCAAACTTTTTGACTCCCATTGGAACCGAGCAGATGTAGTAGCGCACATCGGATGTTGTTTTCCCGGCACTTTCGCTGATCCTGATCGCGACCCCGATTGTCTTCAGTCGCGACCACTTTTCCTTGTTTGCCAAATGGGGAGGAACAGGCATTTGATAATACGTGATCTCGTCTACTCGACCATGTCCTTTGAGTCGTTCGAAATACTTGCGAGCAGGGATGTCGGCAAAGTCGTTTTCCATGTGTTCGATGACGTACTCTTGGACAGCTTGGTGAAGATTTCCCTGATTGCCTTTGAGGGCTAGAACATAGTTGCCTTTTGCTTTAATGATTTGGTCGGCAATCGCTGTTTGGCACCCAGCAGCATCGATCGTTACCACAGAACCTTCAATCTCGATTTGATCAATTAACTCGGGAATCGCCGTGATTTCATTTGTTTTTTCCTCGGTGGCCAGCTGCCCCAAGCTGACTCCAGCGTCTACCGCCCATGCACTCACTAGAAACAACGGCCCGAGTCCTTTACTCCGGTCGTGACTGCGTCGTAACGCCTTTCCATCGATGGCGATCTGCTTTGGATCAGAGCTATCGTCAGTGGGAAGAACACGAACAATCCAAGTTTCAAAACAAGATTGAAAGGCAGTGGGTTTTAATGCTCTTAGCAGCCGGTCGAAGGTATCGTGTGAGGGAATGCCATTGGGTAACGTTAGCTGTTTCTCCAGCCACTCTCGATTGTTCTCGGCCCAAGTGCCGATTGCGGTCGGGCCATCGGCACCTGCAATGACTGCCACGATTGAAATGACGATCAGATCGCCAAGTGGATGTCTTCGATTAATAGGAGAACGAGGATCTTCTAGATCTTTGAATTCTTCAAGAATGGAATCAACATTATCAAACTGGATTTCGGCCACGAAGAGGTTCCTCAGAGATGGTAAATGGCATCGATCGTTAAGCCATTAATCCTCCCAGAAAAGCACGCCGGGCGCAAGTCTCACTATGCTTCGCAGCCTACCTAAAGTGCGCGTTGGCCCTGTCCGCTGGGCTTGCGCTACTTTGGATACGACTCGGAAAGCTACACTGTACCGAATTTGACTCAAGATCAATTGCTTTGCTAAAACCTAGCCAGTTATGTCGCCAATCAAAATGTTCGCAGACACTTGCTCAAATACTCAAATCGTCATCCACAACCAGACAAACTGGATCGAATTATCGGATAGGCACTTGCCTATCCTCTCCAGCGTTTGCATCATCACTGCACCGTTCCGTCGTCCGCGTAAATCAGATTAGTTGAAATTGGATTCTCGTACTTGATTTTAATCGTTCAGCATGTTTGATGGTGATACTACTAACGGTGTTAGATCCGTTACGATCGTTTTGATCAATCACAATGGCGGTGAGTGGCTTAGGAGTTGTTTAAGTTCATTCCGGAAGTCGTTTGAGAACAGCGAACTATACGACTGGGCTGTTGACTTACTTGTTGTTGATAACGCTTCGAGCGATAATTCGATAGAAATCATCCGATCCGAACTCTTAAATGCAAAATTGAAGTGGAAATTGATTTGCGAATCGGAGGCTGGCGTAAACTTTGCCCGCAATAGAGGATTAAGGAATTCCAATTCAGAATATATAATATTCGTCGACAGCGACATTGTTTTTGCTGAAGGATGGATATCAGGTTACCTTCGGGCATTTGATGCAAGACCTTCTTGTTGTATTTTTGCTGGGCGGATCCTTGTGGGGAAAATTGAGTCAAGGCTACCGGCGTGGCTTGATTTGGATGGAACATATTCACGACCCTCTATAGTCGTCAGGTGTGATCTTGGAGCAACGGACTTATTGGTTCCATTCGTAGATATTCAGCGTGGAGGTGGACCAGCTGGGCCTAACATGGCGTTCAGGTCGCAAATTTTTCAAGAACTTGGTGAGTTTGACACGAGTTTTGGTTTGAGGCCAGGGTCACTTGTTCCTGGGGCAGAGGCTGAATTTTTTGACAGAGTTAAGCGAAAGGAACACGTCTTTTGCTACGTAGCAGACGCTTGCGTTTGGCATCCGCTAAAGAAAGACCAAATCAGCAAGAAGTATTTTATCCATCGTCTGGAAGGAACAGGCAGAGTGTTGTCTCGAATCCAGCACAAAGAAGGATTGGTTGCTAAACGAATATTCGGTGTTAAACGCTACCTGTTTCGCCAGATAGTTTTAGAAATAATCCGGTATGTTGGATTTGCTTTGACCGGTAGTGCGAGACAGCGGTTTTATGGAAGGTGCCAAATTTCAATTGTTGCCGGGATGATTAAAGAGGACTATACATTGGCACGCTCTGCTCCGCTCATCGATATGGATGATCAGCGAGGGAACCTCCAAGCAAAGTGAGAACACGCATTGATGATCCAGGCTTTGTCCGAAGACCCTGAACGCAAACGTTTCGTACTGCCTGAAGCAAGTTTGGTTTGGGTGTATCCGGCGTTCCGCCGGTTCGTTCGAGCGGCAGTTGGGATTGATGTAAACAAAAAGCGGCCAACCTGCCATGATTCGGGTATCTCACTATCCGTTTCACAAAGGCAAGGAGGCCGCCATGATGAAAATCGCCGATTCCGTTCAACAATGCAACCCCGAACAGATCCAAGCCAACATGAACTCGATGGTCGAAGAGCTCAAAACCACCGTGCAATCGGCTGCGGCGTCGGCAGACAGCTTTGATAGCGTGGAAAGAAAAGTTTTGCTCAGCGTGCTTCAATTGGGCTACCAAGCTCTTGAACTGCTGCTTTCTCTCCAAGGTGACGGCGATCTTGGTGAGCAGATCGAGACCACCGACGACAAGATCATTAAACGTAGCCAAACCAAATCGATCACCAAACTGCGATCCATTTTCGGCGAGCATTCCTTCGAACAAATCACCTCGCGACGGGCAAGAACAAACCGATCGATCTGCGTCCGATCAGTGCCCGTCTGTCGTTGCCCACTGCCCGCTGGTCGTTTCTGCTGCAAGAGTTCTCCCAGATGCTTGGCGTTGATCAAGCTTACGACCAAGCGATGCAAAACCTCGGCAAGATTCTCGGCAACCACTTCAGCGTCGATACAGCCGAGCGAATCAACGGAAACATGGGACGCAACGCCGGCGAATTTCTTGGTGATCTTCCGCTGCCAGTCGAGGGAAGCGAAGGAAAACTGATGGTCGCCACGGGCGATTGCAAGGGAGTTCCGTTGGTCAAGAACGACAGCCAGAAAGTCGCCGCCTTTGAATCGGCCAAGACCAACCCAGGTAATCGGCGCATGGCGACTGTCGCGAGCGTCTATTCGGTCGATCCACACATCCGCACCGCCGAAGACATTACGGCGGCATTGTTTCGCGATGAACCGGATGAAGATGCGGCAAGGAATCGGTGGTTATCTTGAGAAGAACTCGGATCGAATGCGCTACGACGAGTATCTTCGTCGTGGCTACCCGATCGCTTCGGGTGTCATCGAGGGTACATGTCGTCATCTTGTTAAAGATCGAATGGAACGTAGCGGGATGCGTTGGACACTCGAAGGTGCTCGCTCAATGCTGAATGTCAGGGCGGCCTTTCAAAGCGACCACTGGCGAACCTTCATCGACTGGCATATGCAAAACGAAATCAATCAAGCTCACCCAAATCGAAACCTGATTCAGTACTACACTCCACCAAAGCTCGCATGTTGACCGGCGGAACGCCGGTTACACCCGTTTGGTTTGGCAGTTGGCAGGGCGCCGTCATGTTGACACTTTTATAAGACTTTTTTACACGCGAGCAATTTGGCAGCGTTTTAAAAAAGTTGCCTTCCAGTCAATACCGGTGTTATCTACCTGAGGCGATCTCCTCGTTCGATGTTGGCATAGAATCTACGGTAATCATTTTGGGACCTCTATTTGTCTATACTGCGTTCGTTATCGCCGTTGCTGGGGGTATATTCCGTCCACAGGTTGGAATGTACGGATATGTGTTGTTCGTCGTACTCTGCCCACAGTGGCTGTGGCGGTACACGCTTCCAGACCCGGACTTTGGTTTTCAAAAATATATTGTCGCTGCGACACTTGCGGGTTTTTTGCTGTCCGGAATGCCCGGCAATCGATTTCGTGGAGCTGCCTTGATGGCGGTAGTTGGAGTTGTTATTTTCTGGTCTCTCTGCCTGCTAAGTTCATATGGTTCGATTAAGCCAGATCAGACAGCCTTTTTTATGGATGCTATCTGGAAGGTTGTTGTGATGACAGTTGTGGTCTCGCGGCTCATGGATTCACCAGCGAGATTGAGGGTGGTACTGTGGATCGTCTTGGTTGCTGTTGGATGGAATGCCTGGGAGATAAATAGCGATTATTTTAGCAAGGGATACTCTCTTATTAACCAGAACGGGTGGGCGCTGATGAATGCTAATGGTTATGCCCTTGTGCTGTTGCTCATTTTCACGATGGGAATGGCCACTGCACTGACAGTGGAATCTCGAGTAGCTCGTGGGGTCGCTTTATTAATCGCGGTTTTGTGTATGCATGCGATCTTTATTGTTGAATCGAGGGGTGGGATGCTTGGGGCCATCCTTTCCGTCGTGGTGTTAGTCATGTTCATGCCAAAAACTCGGTTGAACTATGGCATTTTAGGAACGCTTTTTGTTATGGGGATGCTGTTGGCTGGTCCATCTGTTATAAAAGAATTTTCGTCGACGTTTGAGGATGAGCGAGACGTTTCAGCAGAAAGCCGTTTTTACATTTGGTCAGCTGGAATGCGTATCTGTGCCGACTACCCATTGCTCGGATTGGGGCCCTGGGCCGCGGAGTACGCGATGGCCGACTATTATAATTACGAGTTGGATACCGTGGGCCGCAAAGCCCTACACAACCTGCCGCTTGAGGTGGCTACCGGATCGGGGATTCCTTCCTTACTCGGTTATTTGGCCCTGTTTTTTGCACCACTGTGGGCATTGTTTCGCCGTCGTGCCTATCGTTACGAGAAAGTGAGCGATCCCATTCTCGCTACCTGCACCCTAGGACTGCTCGCCGCGATTCCTGCGTATTGGTTTGCCAGCTTGTTCAATAGTGGCGTCCTTGTCGAGGTTCCTTACTTGCTTGCTGCGATAGGGATTGCCACTTTTTGCCTCACCAATGAGGAGGTTGCGTTGAAGCAATTTGATTCGCTTGAGAACTCTGAATCTGCGGTTCTGCAAAATTTGGTATCCTGACCACAATCCTCACACGGTTTACAACAGTCCTTCGGATGTCGGCGTGACGCTTGATCAGTGTGGTTCGCAAACCTCGAAGTTTTTGGACGTTAGTTTGTTTCGCTCTCCGTATTCTGCGCCTGTACAAAATCGTGATTCAAGAAAATTCAACCCTATCCGTGATCATGCCCGCGTTTAATGCGGAAACGACAATTGCAGGGTCGCTAGATAGCGTGCTCACGCAATCTCGACAAGCTGATGAAATCATTGTGGTCGATGACGGTTCGACCGACAAAACGGCACAGATCGTTGATGCGTACAAACCGAAAGTCACTCTGATTCGGATTCCTAACGGCGGTGTCGCGGCAGCACGCAACCATGGCATAAAAGAAGCAAAGGGTGATTGGATCGCATTTTTGGATGCTGACGATGCATGGATGCCCAGTAAGCTTGAAATGCAGTTTAAGGATTTGTGTCGAGACGCGGCCTTTTCTTATACGGACGCAATTGTTGTCGATGGATCCGACAGGACCGTTCTTTCAGAAGTGACTCCTTGCTACGAGGGAGACATTTTGAAGCCACTTTTGCTTGGGAACTTCATTACAAATTCGAGCGTTGTTGCTAGAAAAGACACACTTCTCGAAGCGGGTGGATATCCCTCGCACTTGCGAGCAGTTGTTGATTGGCCACTGTGGCTTCGAATCGCCGCAAAGCACCAGGTGCGATTTGTTAATGTTCCTTTAGTTGAGTACAACGTCTGCGCGACGAGCATTACCCGCGATATTTCGAAAACACTACCTGCTCATTTAACTGTTCTTGAAGATGCATTCTCAGAGGGTGGCCTGGCTTGGAAACTCCAAAATCTTCGTGGTAGAGCTTTTTCTAATGCGTACCGGGTCGTCGCTTCCGAAGCCGCAAGAAGAGGGCAGTGGAATACAGCGATTTCCTTGTTTGCGAAGTCGGCTCTGCAAATGCCGTTTGATTTCGTAGGGTACAAATTTCTTCTCAAAGCGATGCTTGCTTGGTCTGGATTACGGGGCTGGTAGGCAAATATGACCGAGCGAAAAATTCACCTAGGTGTCGACGCACGCAGCTTAAATCTACCCTTCGTACGTGGAATTGGTACGTATCTGCGAAGTTTGATGGAGCAGTTGTTGGAAACGAATTCGGTTCATTTGACACTGTTCGCTGATCGTCCTG from Novipirellula artificiosorum encodes:
- a CDS encoding glycosyltransferase; translation: MHFPRLLMLTHRFVYPPNRGDRIRSYNLLRVLSDHYRITLACTADEPVSTADRSHVDTFCESVIVAPLSRGGRLLAAATSAGRGCSLTAGMFHHSGLQKSIESEQRSNPFDAVLVFCSSMFPYVDNPLFKDTRMIVDLVDVDSAKWSQMGQESTWIKRPIYRFEANRVRQLEQRIADRADAVVLVSDREADLFRRCVNTNTPIIGVSNGVDTDFFVPRHPNAADPKRKRSVKSEVKSVKPEQSCSSFTLHSSPFKLLFTGVLDYAPNVEGIDWFCRQVLPTLNASPTSSEQVGVQASAAQEQAATQASAAQEQAATQASAAQEQAATQPSAVPLTPSLPHSTTPHLPFTLTIVGRRPNAKVQDLATLPGVNLVGEVPDVRPYLHGADIAISPLKLARGIQNKVLEAMASELPVVLTTQSAEGIDAISSQHFVIANTVDQWHTAITELANNKDVRTRMAQAARDLVVNEYSWPARLSEFVKLLSK
- a CDS encoding ABC transporter permease codes for the protein MTSVLDTTPSVTRDATPRQNAVNDTFAPEHITIIERRSGWHLLDWKELVAYRDLFRFLIWREIKVRYAQSAIGIGWAIIQPLFSMLVFTIVFGRLAKVESDGVPYALFSFAALVPWTYFSNAVTDGVNALVSEANMLRKIYFPRILMPLSAVAAKLVDFTIAMCMLAILMIFYRHAPSLGILALPLLVALMMLTASAISLWLTALAVQYRDVKHAMGFMVQLAMYGSPVVYATSLIPEQYRLLYAINPMVGVIEGFRSALLGTQPMPWDLIAVGILSASVLFITGLAFFRSKERTFADVA
- a CDS encoding four helix bundle protein; the protein is MAEGYERDSDAEIARSLTIAKGSAGELRTQILIGIKADFLQRTPATQWADEAQQISEMLAALIRHHRKKLAPSS
- a CDS encoding ABC transporter ATP-binding protein gives rise to the protein MSAVISVENLSKAYRIGTREEVPDTLVGAAKGILRAPLRNLRNLKRLDTNRHQEEEDTLWALKDVSFEVNEGDVVGIIGRNGAGKSTLLKILSRITEPTSGRAVIGGRVSSLLEVGTGFHPELSGRDNIYMNGTILGMTKREIDSKFDEIVDFSGVERFLDTPTKRYSSGMQVRLAFAVAAHLEPEILIIDEVLAVGDAEFQSRCLGKMREVAGSGRTVLFVSHNLGAIQSLCALAMVMEAGANSPWQSADDAIAMHLSSNHEPDSGLRIAAVHRQGRAIQQVRLLCSGIPTHRIPCGSQVELEIVLGDANVGRFHCGIVISNSNGQRVVVFHTSYHGGISLTNQSGQVVKCNIPHLPLVPGRYRIDVILGDGGTTIDEALACIHFESVFQDLLGTGQLPNERQGYVVLPCFWEAVR
- a CDS encoding acyltransferase, which codes for MFLGGGQVRSTRQLQRLVDHFRLARFRKSQLRVGTTIDSGVSIFGITGLKLGKECVIGPNVTLAASHLQSFCRLETEPSGSITIGDRTVVHRGVIIATYGGEIAIGNDVSVNPYTILYGHGGLTIGSGTRIAAHCTVIPANHRFEDSKLPIYKQGLTTSGITIGCNVWVAANVTITDGVEIGDGAVIAAGAVVTRNVGSNQVVGGVPAQLIKRRSNSSSNRSTK
- a CDS encoding class I SAM-dependent methyltransferase produces the protein MIDELNRVRECFYFKRLRYRVERILSCSLPPDTRRAESDFEHLQNKLKPLPEYGYDEVSCWRRACERFDRLLSCDGFDRAGKRLFDLGCGDGMLGVVTKAYGHQVVLADATDWRDSRAKGIQFLSIDASTPVWPVENETFDMVTCYNTFEHLPKPDIAFQEMLRICSPGGFVVVDFGPLYCSPWGLHAHRTLHIPFPQFLFGEGFIAERLNERGIKDLGQERESLQYTNRWTPEQFESLWRNFGSVIVVVEKCVEQKPLFLETIVAYPEAFYGRGLSLADVETQHIRVVFQKK
- a CDS encoding ISAs1 family transposase — encoded protein: MAEIQFDNVDSILEEFKDLEDPRSPINRRHPLGDLIVISIVAVIAGADGPTAIGTWAENNREWLEKQLTLPNGIPSHDTFDRLLRALKPTAFQSCFETWIVRVLPTDDSSDPKQIAIDGKALRRSHDRSKGLGPLFLVSAWAVDAGVSLGQLATEEKTNEITAIPELIDQIEIEGSVVTIDAAGCQTAIADQIIKAKGNYVLALKGNQGNLHQAVQEYVIEHMENDFADIPARKYFERLKGHGRVDEITYYQMPVPPHLANKEKWSRLKTIGVAIRISESAGKTTSDVRYYICSVPMGVKKFAANVRGHWAIENTLHWCLDVTFREDENRVRDRTSANNLAWLKRFSLSLLEQQNDKYSIAMRRRVAGWNINYLAQVLGIPTV